In Nitrobacteraceae bacterium AZCC 1564, the following proteins share a genomic window:
- a CDS encoding hypothetical protein (product_source=Hypo-rule applied), producing the protein MSYELWKIFPKRFLGKGFAAWMRISPPVQQVIAELAVQQNFKCALCDRTKRLVIEHDHEPEYGDGGKTDYHLQYSRISLSVL; encoded by the coding sequence ATGAGTTACGAACTTTGGAAGATTTTTCCTAAGCGGTTTTTGGGAAAAGGGTTCGCAGCTTGGATGCGTATTAGTCCACCGGTTCAGCAGGTTATTGCAGAACTAGCTGTGCAACAAAATTTCAAATGTGCTCTCTGCGATCGGACAAAGCGTCTAGTGATCGAGCACGATCACGAACCGGAATATGGCGATGGTGGTAAAACAGATTACCATCTACAATATTCGAGGATTAGCCTGTCAGTCTTGTAA
- a CDS encoding hypothetical protein (product_source=Hypo-rule applied; superfamily=56349): MAMVVKQITIYNIRGLACQSCNWHLRKYEADEAGECFGWDHVTSYITHSEYENYIYRYRRRVRPLIEEAEIRRMGVRQYWRKKFFLDKFDEWREYGGHYPWRWGFSEIKDKKYGRIRTARQFVQTFRAIVDFAVAEKRKNPDFQLPDEFLGLVVKVDRLIGEVLLARNAAEQA, encoded by the coding sequence ATGGCGATGGTGGTAAAACAGATTACCATCTACAATATTCGAGGATTAGCCTGTCAGTCTTGTAATTGGCATCTCCGAAAATACGAGGCTGATGAAGCTGGTGAATGTTTTGGATGGGATCACGTCACGTCCTACATCACTCATTCTGAATATGAGAATTATATTTATAGATACCGTCGTCGCGTTCGTCCGCTAATTGAAGAAGCGGAAATAAGACGAATGGGAGTTAGGCAATACTGGCGAAAAAAGTTCTTTCTGGACAAGTTCGATGAGTGGAGAGAGTACGGCGGCCATTACCCATGGCGCTGGGGGTTCTCGGAAATCAAAGATAAAAAGTATGGGCGCATCCGAACTGCCAGGCAGTTCGTTCAGACATTCCGAGCCATCGTCGACTTCGCTGTAGCGGAGAAACGGAAGAATCCGGATTTCCAGTTGCCAGATGAATTCCTGGGATTGGTGGTGAAGGTCGATCGCCTAATTGGGGAAGTTCTGCTGGCGCGCAACGCGGCGGAACAAGCTTGA
- a CDS encoding putative XRE-type DNA-binding protein (product_source=COG5606; cath_funfam=1.10.260.40; cog=COG5606; pfam=PF13744; smart=SM00530; superfamily=47413): MTTPKTSKITRSSGNIFADLGLENAQAHQAKAQLVMLISTMIEKLDLTQGQAATRMGLKQPDVSKLLRGKFEGFSLERLLYFVRALGSDVEIKIKPSKLKHEGKLLVTA; encoded by the coding sequence ATGACAACGCCGAAGACATCAAAAATCACACGAAGCAGCGGAAATATTTTCGCTGATCTCGGGCTCGAAAACGCGCAGGCGCATCAGGCCAAGGCCCAGCTCGTTATGCTGATCAGTACGATGATCGAAAAGCTTGATCTCACGCAGGGGCAGGCGGCAACCCGCATGGGCTTGAAGCAGCCCGACGTATCAAAATTGCTGCGCGGAAAGTTCGAGGGCTTTTCTCTTGAACGGTTGCTGTACTTTGTCCGCGCGCTGGGATCCGACGTGGAGATCAAGATCAAGCCGAGCAAACTGAAGCATGAAGGCAAGCTTCTTGTGACGGCTTAG
- a CDS encoding heme-degrading monooxygenase HmoA (product_source=COG2329; cog=COG2329; pfam=PF03992; superfamily=54909): protein MFAVLFEVHPKPGRMDAYLGYAKMLRPEVEKIDGFIDNVRYRSLTREGWLLSVSSWRDEKALVRWRVHARHHAVQGKGRTDVFSDYHLRIGEITDDTRPPQGCRVQEQRFDETQVGDATTVTLIDASRPPAWVKATSANEIATALGLETGAGGLVAWDVFEAVLTPGDVILLMSWRTKEHAQAFEARVALPEGARRRRVRIVRDYGQFDRREAPQYYPEVAREKPMKEPMKDKQPDNQSGPLHFYLWSVQDKRRISDVFDDEERLWAFAETNGYCRNEIDREDADPRSVLNPGYEIHESTASGEHIGTIARQRIAGRS, encoded by the coding sequence ATGTTCGCAGTGCTGTTCGAGGTGCACCCGAAGCCCGGCCGGATGGACGCCTATCTCGGCTATGCCAAGATGCTGCGGCCGGAGGTGGAAAAGATCGACGGCTTCATCGACAATGTGCGCTACCGCAGCCTGACGCGCGAGGGCTGGCTGCTGTCAGTCTCAAGCTGGCGCGATGAAAAAGCCCTGGTGCGCTGGCGCGTGCATGCGCGCCACCACGCGGTGCAAGGCAAGGGCCGCACCGATGTGTTCAGCGATTATCATTTGCGCATCGGCGAGATCACCGACGACACGCGCCCGCCTCAAGGCTGCAGGGTGCAGGAGCAGCGCTTCGACGAGACGCAAGTGGGCGACGCCACCACCGTGACGCTGATCGACGCCTCACGACCGCCCGCATGGGTGAAGGCGACGAGCGCGAACGAGATCGCGACCGCCTTGGGGCTCGAGACCGGCGCCGGGGGCCTCGTCGCGTGGGATGTGTTCGAGGCGGTGCTGACGCCGGGCGATGTCATTCTCTTGATGTCATGGCGCACCAAGGAGCACGCGCAAGCGTTCGAGGCGCGCGTGGCTTTACCCGAAGGCGCGCGGCGGCGGCGCGTGCGCATCGTGCGCGACTACGGCCAGTTCGACCGGCGCGAGGCGCCGCAATATTACCCCGAGGTTGCGCGGGAGAAGCCCATGAAAGAGCCGATGAAAGACAAGCAGCCGGACAACCAGTCCGGACCGCTGCACTTCTATCTGTGGTCCGTGCAGGACAAGCGCCGCATCAGTGACGTGTTTGACGACGAAGAGAGACTGTGGGCCTTTGCGGAGACCAACGGCTATTGCCGCAACGAGATCGACCGCGAAGACGCCGACCCGCGGAGCGTGCTCAATCCCGGTTATGAGATTCACGAAAGCACCGCGAGCGGTGAACACATCGGGACGATTGCGCGACAAAGGATTGCGGGCCGGAGCTGA